The window TTGGACAAAGCCGCAGACTCCAAGAAGCTCAGGTCGCGCTGCTGCTGCAACTCCACTTCGGGAATCAAATTTTTGCCCTGCGGTGTGCGCAAGCGAAATTTCACTTTCAAGCGCAGTTGCAATTCACGCACTTGACCCGATGCGTTGAGGCCGACCACTACGCGCTCACGAACTTCAGACATCACGTCCAGCACCACCTCACTGGCCGCCATGTCTTTGGCTTCGGTGAAGACGGTCAAGTTGGCATTGCTGGCCAAATGACGGCGCAGGTCTACGCCCAATGCCGATTGACGCGGCAAGATCAGGAACAAAGACTTGAAGGGCAAGTCGGCACTTTGGCGCAATTGAAAACCGCAGCCCGACAAGCCTGCAGCGGCCACGCCACTCAACAGCACGCCACCCGCCATTCTGCGCCCCAAGGTTTGCAGCGATTGGCGACGGGTTAGCAACTGTGGGGCTTTGTTCATGGTGTGTGCTTTGAAGCGATTGGCGTGCGGCAGTGTGCTTACAACACCACGTTGACCAATCGGCCCGGCACCACAATGATTTTCTTGGGCTGCGTGCCTTGCTTGGTCACTTGCTCATGCGCCGCCGCCGCTTGTTCAATGGCGGCTTTGTCAGCATTCGCAGGCACCGTGAGCGAGCCACGCAGCTTGCCGTTGATTTGCAACATGAGTTCAATTTCGTCACGTTGCAAAGCCGTTTCGTCCACACCAGGCCAAGCCACATCGAGCAAATCGCCGCAGCAAGTGCCGTAGCCCAACTCGTTCCACAACTGGAAGGCCAAGTGTGGGCAGGCGGGGTACATCACGCGCAGCAAAATGGAATAGCACTCGGCCAAAGCGGCGTTGTCGTTCACATCTTTGGAAGTCGACAGCGGAGAGTCTTCCAACGTGTTGAGCATCTTCATCAGCGCCGAAACCACCGTGTTGTATTGCATGCGCTCGTAGTCGTAATTGGCTTGGCGCAGCACCGAGTGAATTTCGAGGCGCAACTTCTTGGCCTCGGCACTGAAGGTGATGGGCTGAGAACGGTCGACTGTGAGACCCACTTTCAAAGCGCTTTCCACTTTGACCGCGTAGTTCCACACACGGCGCACAAAACGGTAGCTGCCTTCCACGGCCGCGTCGTTCCACTCCAAAGTGGCTTCGGGCGGTGCCGTGAACATGGTGTACAGACGCGCAGTGTCTGCGCCGTATTTTTCAATCAGGTCTTGTGGATCGACGCCATTGTTTTTGGACTTGGACATGGTGCCCACGCCTTCGTAATCGATGGCGGTGCCCACAGGCAAATCGCCCACCGCATTTTTCAAACGCGCGCCAATGACTTTGCCGTCGTCGGCCAACACGTGCTCGACATCGTGGGGCCAGAAATAATCCTTGCCACCTTTGTCGGTGCGGCGAGAGTAAATGTGGTTCAGCACCATGCCTTGCGTGAGCAACTTGGTGAAAGGCTCGTCCACTTTGACCAAGCCCAAATCGCGCATCACTTTGGTCCAGAAGCGCGCATAGAGCAAGTGCAAAATGGCGTGTTCAATGCCGCCAATGTACTGGTCCATCGGCATCCAGTAGTCGGCGCCTTCGGCCACCATTTGCTCGGTGTTCTTGGGATCGCAATAGCGCATGAAGTACCAGGACGAATCGACAAACGTGTCCATGGTGTCGGTTTCGCGGCGCGCGGGTTTGCCGCACACGGGACACACCACACCTGCGTGGAAGCCTTCGTGTTTGTTGAGCGGATTGCCAGAGCCATCGGGGATGCAATCTTGCGGCAGCACCACAGGCAAATCTTTTTCGGGCACGGGCACGGCGCCGTGTTCATCGCAATGGATGATGGGAATGGGAGTGCCCCAATAACGCTGACGGCTGATGCCCCAGTCACGCAAACGCCAAGTGGTTTTCTTCTCGCCCAAACCTTTGGCAGCCAAGTCGGCGGCCACGGCTTCTAAGGCGTCTTTGAAATTCAAGCCATCGTATTTGCCGGAGTTGACCAGCACGCCGTTGACCTTGTCGCCAAAGCCATCGTGCCACTCGGTGTGGCTGAAGGTCACGCCTTTGGAGGCCACCACTTGCTGAATGGGCAATTGGTATTTGAGTGCAAACGCGAAATCACGCTCGTCGTGCGCTGGCACGCCCATCACGGCGCCATCGCCGTAGCTCATGAGCACGTAATTGCCCACCCACACTTCCACAGGTTTGCCTGTGAGCGGGTGCGTGACGGACAAGCCCGTGCGCATGCCTTCTTTTTCTTTGACAGCCATCTCGGCTTCGGTGGTGCCGCCCTTTTGGCAGGTCTCAATGAAGGCCGCCAAAGCAGGTTGCGTAAGGGCTGCATGCGCAGCCAATGGATGCTCCGGGGCCACAGCGCAGAAGGTCACGCCCATGATGGTGTCGGGTCGTGTGGTGAACACATACATCTTGCCGTCTTGAATCAGCTGACCATCGGCTCCACGAATGTCGTGCGGGAAGGCAAAACGCACACCAGTGGATTTGCCAATCCAGTTTTCTTGCATGAGCTTCACGCGCTCGGGCCAACCGGGCAACTTGTCGCCGGTGACAAAGTCGAGCAACTCTTCAGCGTAATCGGTGATCTTCAAGTAGTAGCCAGGGATCTCGCGCTTCTCAACCACCGCACCTGTGCGCCAGCCTTTGCCGTCAATCACTTGCTCGTTGGCCAACACGGTTTGATCAATCGGGTCCCAATTGACAACCTGCGTCTTGCGATAGGCCACGCCCTTCTCGAGCATCTTCAAGAACAACCATTGGTTCCACTTGTAGTAGCTGTCATCACAGGTGGCCACTTCGCGGCTCCAGTCGATGGCCAAGCCCATGGCCTGCATCTGCTTCTTCATGTAAGCGATGTTTTCGTAGGTCCACTTGGCGGGCGGCACGCCGTTTTTAAGTGCGGCGTTTTCAGCGGGCAAACCAAACGCATCCCAGCCCATGGGCATGAGCACGTTGTAGCCGTTCATGCGCAAATAGCGCGTGAGCATGTCGTTGATGGTGTAGTTGCGCACGTGGCCCATGTGCAGCTTGCCGCTGGGGTAGGGCAGCATGGAGCAGGCGTAAAACTTCTTTTTGCTGGCGTCTTCGGTAACGCGGTAGGCATCGCGAGCGTTCCACTGGCTTTGCGCCGCGGGCTCAACTTCGAGGTGGTTGTACTTGTCTTGCATGATGGTGCAAATTGTAGGTGTTTGGCGGGGTGAATTCCCCGTCAAGGCAGGCACAGGGCCATTAGCGTGCAGGACTGTTGCCCGATCCTGGCGCCGCCACGAAGCCAATGCGGCTCAACCCAGCTTGCTGGGCCAGGCTCATCAGTTCTAAAACCTGGCCATAGGGCACCGATTGGTCCACCCGAAGCTGCACCTCGAGCTGCGGCTTTTGCGTGGCCATGCGCTGGAGGGCCTCGGGCAAGGCGGTCAGGGCAATGGGTTGGTCGTTTAAGAACAGCTCTTGCGCCTGATTCAGGCTGAGCGTGAGCGATTCAGGCGCTTCTCCTGCTTGGGCCGCCTTGGCTTGTGGCAAATCCAAGCGAATGGCGCTGGTGAGCAAGGGCGCCGTGAGGATGAAAATGACCAACAAGACCAGCATCACATCCACCAAAGGCGTGACATTGATGTCACTGAAGGGTTTGGCGGGGGTGGGGCGGGGAAAGCGACCGAAGGCCATGGCGGGTGGGGGGTGTGGGTGGAAGCGCTGCGTTAACGCTGACGACCTGTGAGCAAGTTCAACAGGTCTTGGGCAAAACCTTCCAACTCAATTTCAATGTGGGCAACTTTGCGGCCCAACACGTTGTAGGCCAGCACGGCAGGAATGGCCACCGCCAAACCCGCAGCGGTCATGACCAGCGCTTCACCCACAGGACCTGCAACGCGGTCGAGGGTAATTTGTCCAGCTTCCGCCATGCCACTGAGGGCGTTGAAAATGCCCCACACTGTGCCCAACAAACCCACAAAGGGAGAGATGGCGCCTGCAGTGGCCAACATCAATTGGCCCCATTGCAGTCGACGAACCGTGGCCTGCATGCTGTCGCGCAGCACACGGGTGAGTTGGTGGTCGCGCTCGCCCGCAGCGGCCAAAGTGCCGCCCAACGGCAAGACCGTGGCGTCCAGCATGGGTTTGACGCACTGGTCGCGGTCAAATTGCGCCACTTTTTGCAAGGCGTCATCGAACTGCGCTGCTTGCCAAAATGCCGCAATGCTTTGAGGCACGTCGTGCTGCACACGTTGCAACACTGCCCACTTCCACACAATGACAACCCAGGTGCTGACCGACAGCGCCAGCAGCGCCACAGCCACGAGACGGATGACAAAGTCGCCTTGCAGCCAAAAGGTAAGCAAGCTCATGGGCAGACTTAACGAAGGGAGAGCACGTCAAACATGTCGAACAGGCCCGTTTGTTGGCCTGCCAAGAAACGCACCGCCCGCAAGCTGCCCTGGGCATAGGTGGCACGGCTGGAAGACTTGTGTGTCACTTCGATGCGTTCGCCCGTGCCGGCAAACAAAACGGTGTGATCGCCCACAATGTCGCCACCGCGAATGGCGGCAAAGCCTATGCTGGAAGGATCGCGTTCACCGGTGACGCCTTCGCGGGCATAAACGGCGCAATCTTTGAGATCGCGGCCCAAGGCGTCCGCAATGACCTCGCCCATTTTGAGGGCGGTGCCCGAGGGCGCATCGACCTTGTGGCGATGGTGCGCCTCGATGATTTCGATGTCGTAGCCTGTGGCCAAAGCTTTGGCAGCCATTTCAAGCAGCTTGAGCGTGACGTTGACACCCACGCTCATGTTGGGCGCCATGACGATGGCGATGTCTTTGGAGATGGCTTTGATTTCGGCTTTTTCGGCATCGGAAAAACCGGTGGTGCCAATGACCGCCTTCACGCCCAAGGCTTGACACACTTTGAGGTGCGCCAAGGTGCCTTCGGGTCGTGTGAAGTCAATCAGGTAATGAGAGTTTTGCAAGCCCGCCTTGAGATCGCCTGTGACCAAAACGCCACTGGCTTTGCCCAAAGACGCGCTGGCATCGGTGCCCACCGCAGCGCTGGTGGGCAGGTCCAATGCGCCCGACAAGCGGCAGTCGTCAGACTGGGTGATGGCTTCAATGAGCATGTGGCCCATGCGGCCAGAGGCGCCAGCCACGGCAATGGCGTGGATCGCAGCGCCTGAAGAATGTGTAGAAACTGTGGTCATGGGATTGATCAACGCGAAGCGGGTTCTAGCGGAGGATAAGAAGCGGGCAAGGGCGCAGCAGGCGCAGCGGCAGGCTCGGCTTTGCGAACGGGCACAGGGAATTTGCGCAAGTCTTCGTCTTTGGCTTCGAGCGTGGGCACATTGAGGTTGGGCTTTTGCGCCACCAATTTGGTGACAAACTCGTTTTCGCTAGGCAACTCATCGCCAGTGATCCGGTCTAAGAGCTCGCCTTTGAACCAAACACTCAAGCTGAAGTTTTGGGGTGGGACACCTTGCCGGCGGATGGTGAACACGTAGTCCCAGCGGTCTTCGTGGAACACGCTGGACACCAAGGGGGTGCCCAAAACTTCACGCACTTGCAAGCGGGACATGCCTGGCTTGAGAAAGTCTTTTTGCTCTTTGGACACAAAGTTGCCTTGAACCACCTCAGGGATGTACAAAACCGCATCGGCGGCCACATTCAAGCGGGGGACACTGCAGGCACTGAGCAAGCCCAACAGCAAGGGCATGACAAGACCCAAGGTCCAGGGAGAGCGCAAAGGATGACGAATTTGTTTTTTCATGGATGCTTGGCAGGCCATATGATCGGGTCATTGTAGCGGTAGCATCTGGCTCTGGCACATTTGCCCGGGCCAATCCCCTCTCACTTTCAATTGCAACCGAAAAGACATGGACGAACTCAAAAGTACAGGCTTGAAAGCCACCGTGCCCCGGCAGAAAATTTTGGAAATCTTCCAAAAGGGCATGCAGCGGCACATGACCGCCGAGGATGTGTACAAGCAGTTGCTCAAGGACAATGCCGACATTGGCTTGGCCACCGTCTACCGGGTCCTGACACAGTTTGAACAAGCGGGCCTGCTCAGCCGCAACCACTTTGAAAGCGGCAAGGCGGTCTACGAGTTGAACGAAGGTCAGCACCACGACCACATGGTCTGCCTAGACTGCGGCAAAGTGGAAGAGTTTTACGATGCCGAAATTGAAAAGCGCCAGCACGATGTGGCCTTGGCGAAAGGCTTTGTCATTGCCGACCATGCCCTGAGCTTGTATGCCCATTGCACGCGCAACCCCTGCCCCCATCGTGAACGAGGCTAGCACGCAAGGGCTTTAGCCCATGGCGGCGCGTTGCCGCGCCATGAAGTCTTGGTAGGTGTCAATGCCGCGCATTTGCAAAATGGTGTTGCGCACTGCAGCCTCCACCAACACCGCAATGTTGCGACCGGCCACCACCTGAATCACCACCTTGCGAACGGGAATGCCCAACACGTCTTGGGTGAGTGGTTCTGTGGGAATGCGCTCGTAATCACGTTCAAAGTTTTCACGGCGGACCAAGTGCACGATGAGTTTCAAGCGCATTTTTCGGCGCACTGCGGTTTCGCCAAAAATACCGCGAATGTCGAGCAGACCAATGCCGCGAACTTCTAACAAGTTCTGCAGCAACTCTGGGCATCGGGCTTCAATGGTGGTTTGGTTGATGCGGAACAAATCGACCGCGTCATCGGCCACCAAGCCATTGCCACGCGAAATCAACTCCAAACCCAACTCGCTTTTGCCCAAGCCTGACTCGCCTGTGATCAGCACGCCCAGGCCCAAAATGTCCATGAACACGCCGTGCATGGTGGTGCGATCGGCAAAGTGTTTGGACAAATACGCCCGCAGCACATCGATCACAAAAGCCGACGACTCGGGTGTGGCAAACATCGGTATTTGGGCTCGTTCGCAAACGCGGTACAAAGCTTCAGGCGCCGTTTGGCCATCGGCGAGCACCAAGACCGGTGGCTCGAGGGTCACAATGCGCGACACCCGGCGGACGCAATCCTCTTCCGTGCCACGCGTCAAATAGGCCACTTCGCGTTCACCCAAAATTTGCACGCGGTAAGGATGGATGTAGTTCAGGTAACCCACCAAGTCGGCGCCCGAACGCGCAGCGCGCACGGCCACTTCATCGAAGCGACGCTCTGAAGCACCCAAGCCTGCAATCCACTGCCACTTGAGTTTGCCTCGGTGGTCTTCAAACAGCGCATCAGCGCTGACAGCGGTAGGCTTCATCGCAACCTCGTCTTGTTAAGAACTTCAGGGGCGCCTTAGCTGGCAGGAGACCAGCGGGCAATGAGGCTGTGCAAGGCATCTGCGCTGGGACTGCCTAGCAAACCATCGCGCAAACTGCCATTGCTCAGCAACTCGGCAATTTCAGACAAAATTTCCAAATGCTTTTGGGTGGCCGCTTCAGGCACCAACAAAAAGATCAGCAGCTTCACGGGCTGCTCGTCGGGGGCATCAAAGCCAATGGACTGGGCCAGCTGAAACACAGCGGCCATGGGGGCTTTGAGACCCTTGATCCGGCCATGCGGAATGGCCACGCCATGGCCGAGGCCTGTGGAGCCCAAGCGCTCGCGTGCAAACAAACTGTCGGTGACCAGCGCTCGCGACAGACCATGCAAATTCTCGAACAACAAGCCCGCCTCTTCAAAAGCACGCTTCTTGCTGGTGGCATCAACGCCAACCAGCACTTGTTCAACAGGGAGGATGGCTGCAAGTCTGTTCATATCGAGGGCGGATTATGCACCCTTGGCAAGGGACCGACGAAAAAAAACCGCACCGATGAAGGTGCGGCAGGGCCCAGCTAAAGGAAATGGCAATGAAATTTCACATCATGCGCTTGGGTGCGCTGTGATGATGGTCCGTGATGCGGTCTTTGTGCTTCATCACTTGGCGGTCTAATTTGTCGACCAGCTCATCGACTGCGGCATACAAGTCTTCGTGGGCACTTTCTGCAAACAGATCGTTGCCTTTCACATGAATATTGCATTCAGCGCGCTGGCGTTTTTCCTTTTCTTTTTGCTTTTCAACAGTGAGCAAGACTTTGACATCAACCACTTGGTCAAAATGTCGCGTGATGCGGTCCAATTTACCCGTCACATATGTTCGCAAGGCGGGTGTCACTTCAAGATGATGACCGCTGATCGTGAGATTCATAAATAGCCTCCTGATGCTCTCTTTGTTGAACAACCACCACCCTGCAAAAGGGGGTGGGGTGAAGCCACTATGCGCCCCACCTTTCAGAAAAGCAAGCCAGCGGGGCTAAGCCCTCGAACTTGGTCGGGAGTTCGGTTTTTCAGCCAAAAAGCTGATAGATTCCCATCTTGAAGCCAAACCCTAAGGCGCCGTGGTCCCATGCAGGCGCAGCTTAGACGAGAGCACAAAGCTCAACACACTGGCACTTCCCCCCACCAAAGCCGCCACCCAATAATGGGTCAGTTGACCGTTGCCGTCTCGGCCCAAGATCAGGCCGCCCACCAAGGCTGCGCTGCCCATGGCCAGAGATTGCACCGCGGAGTTCAAGGTCATGAAACTGCCACGCCTTTGCGGGTCAGCAGATGCGCCGATCAGCGCCATGCCCGGAATCATGCGACCGCTCATCACGACAAACAAGATCGACGAGACCACCAAAACGCCCGCTGTCGGCAGTTCGGCAGACAGGGTCATGCCCAACAAAGGCAAAGGCATCAGCAAAGCCAAGCGGCGAAAGGCATAGGCCTTGCCTGCGCGATCTGACCAGTGGCCAATCCAGCGTGCCGTGGCCAAGGTGCTGATGCCCCCAAACAAGTAGACATAAGGGATTTGCTCAGCCTGAAAGCCTGCATTGGCCTGCAAATACAAAGTGATGTAGGGGATGACGGCGAATCCGGCAAACACCATGCTGGCGGACATGGCAAAGGCGCGCAAGTGATTGGGGTCAACCACCACTGCCCGCAAATTGGCCAAGATCACACGCAATGCGTTGCCATCAGCGTGCGTTTGCAAATGGCCTTTGAGACTGGGCAAAATT is drawn from Limnohabitans sp. 103DPR2 and contains these coding sequences:
- a CDS encoding LPS-assembly lipoprotein LptE, whose product is MNKAPQLLTRRQSLQTLGRRMAGGVLLSGVAAAGLSGCGFQLRQSADLPFKSLFLILPRQSALGVDLRRHLASNANLTVFTEAKDMAASEVVLDVMSEVRERVVVGLNASGQVRELQLRLKVKFRLRTPQGKNLIPEVELQQQRDLSFLESAALSKEIEEAMMYRDMQVDIVQQMLRRLAAVKSL
- the leuS gene encoding leucine--tRNA ligase, giving the protein MQDKYNHLEVEPAAQSQWNARDAYRVTEDASKKKFYACSMLPYPSGKLHMGHVRNYTINDMLTRYLRMNGYNVLMPMGWDAFGLPAENAALKNGVPPAKWTYENIAYMKKQMQAMGLAIDWSREVATCDDSYYKWNQWLFLKMLEKGVAYRKTQVVNWDPIDQTVLANEQVIDGKGWRTGAVVEKREIPGYYLKITDYAEELLDFVTGDKLPGWPERVKLMQENWIGKSTGVRFAFPHDIRGADGQLIQDGKMYVFTTRPDTIMGVTFCAVAPEHPLAAHAALTQPALAAFIETCQKGGTTEAEMAVKEKEGMRTGLSVTHPLTGKPVEVWVGNYVLMSYGDGAVMGVPAHDERDFAFALKYQLPIQQVVASKGVTFSHTEWHDGFGDKVNGVLVNSGKYDGLNFKDALEAVAADLAAKGLGEKKTTWRLRDWGISRQRYWGTPIPIIHCDEHGAVPVPEKDLPVVLPQDCIPDGSGNPLNKHEGFHAGVVCPVCGKPARRETDTMDTFVDSSWYFMRYCDPKNTEQMVAEGADYWMPMDQYIGGIEHAILHLLYARFWTKVMRDLGLVKVDEPFTKLLTQGMVLNHIYSRRTDKGGKDYFWPHDVEHVLADDGKVIGARLKNAVGDLPVGTAIDYEGVGTMSKSKNNGVDPQDLIEKYGADTARLYTMFTAPPEATLEWNDAAVEGSYRFVRRVWNYAVKVESALKVGLTVDRSQPITFSAEAKKLRLEIHSVLRQANYDYERMQYNTVVSALMKMLNTLEDSPLSTSKDVNDNAALAECYSILLRVMYPACPHLAFQLWNELGYGTCCGDLLDVAWPGVDETALQRDEIELMLQINGKLRGSLTVPANADKAAIEQAAAAHEQVTKQGTQPKKIIVVPGRLVNVVL
- a CDS encoding ExbD/TolR family protein codes for the protein MAFGRFPRPTPAKPFSDINVTPLVDVMLVLLVIFILTAPLLTSAIRLDLPQAKAAQAGEAPESLTLSLNQAQELFLNDQPIALTALPEALQRMATQKPQLEVQLRVDQSVPYGQVLELMSLAQQAGLSRIGFVAAPGSGNSPAR
- a CDS encoding MotA/TolQ/ExbB proton channel family protein yields the protein MSLLTFWLQGDFVIRLVAVALLALSVSTWVVIVWKWAVLQRVQHDVPQSIAAFWQAAQFDDALQKVAQFDRDQCVKPMLDATVLPLGGTLAAAGERDHQLTRVLRDSMQATVRRLQWGQLMLATAGAISPFVGLLGTVWGIFNALSGMAEAGQITLDRVAGPVGEALVMTAAGLAVAIPAVLAYNVLGRKVAHIEIELEGFAQDLLNLLTGRQR
- the dapB gene encoding 4-hydroxy-tetrahydrodipicolinate reductase, coding for MTTVSTHSSGAAIHAIAVAGASGRMGHMLIEAITQSDDCRLSGALDLPTSAAVGTDASASLGKASGVLVTGDLKAGLQNSHYLIDFTRPEGTLAHLKVCQALGVKAVIGTTGFSDAEKAEIKAISKDIAIVMAPNMSVGVNVTLKLLEMAAKALATGYDIEIIEAHHRHKVDAPSGTALKMGEVIADALGRDLKDCAVYAREGVTGERDPSSIGFAAIRGGDIVGDHTVLFAGTGERIEVTHKSSSRATYAQGSLRAVRFLAGQQTGLFDMFDVLSLR
- a CDS encoding outer membrane protein assembly factor BamE, giving the protein MKKQIRHPLRSPWTLGLVMPLLLGLLSACSVPRLNVAADAVLYIPEVVQGNFVSKEQKDFLKPGMSRLQVREVLGTPLVSSVFHEDRWDYVFTIRRQGVPPQNFSLSVWFKGELLDRITGDELPSENEFVTKLVAQKPNLNVPTLEAKDEDLRKFPVPVRKAEPAAAPAAPLPASYPPLEPASR
- the fur gene encoding ferric iron uptake transcriptional regulator encodes the protein MDELKSTGLKATVPRQKILEIFQKGMQRHMTAEDVYKQLLKDNADIGLATVYRVLTQFEQAGLLSRNHFESGKAVYELNEGQHHDHMVCLDCGKVEEFYDAEIEKRQHDVALAKGFVIADHALSLYAHCTRNPCPHRERG
- the hprK gene encoding HPr(Ser) kinase/phosphatase, encoding MKPTAVSADALFEDHRGKLKWQWIAGLGASERRFDEVAVRAARSGADLVGYLNYIHPYRVQILGEREVAYLTRGTEEDCVRRVSRIVTLEPPVLVLADGQTAPEALYRVCERAQIPMFATPESSAFVIDVLRAYLSKHFADRTTMHGVFMDILGLGVLITGESGLGKSELGLELISRGNGLVADDAVDLFRINQTTIEARCPELLQNLLEVRGIGLLDIRGIFGETAVRRKMRLKLIVHLVRRENFERDYERIPTEPLTQDVLGIPVRKVVIQVVAGRNIAVLVEAAVRNTILQMRGIDTYQDFMARQRAAMG
- a CDS encoding PTS sugar transporter subunit IIA gives rise to the protein MNRLAAILPVEQVLVGVDATSKKRAFEEAGLLFENLHGLSRALVTDSLFARERLGSTGLGHGVAIPHGRIKGLKAPMAAVFQLAQSIGFDAPDEQPVKLLIFLLVPEAATQKHLEILSEIAELLSNGSLRDGLLGSPSADALHSLIARWSPAS
- the hpf gene encoding ribosome hibernation-promoting factor, HPF/YfiA family, with the protein product MNLTISGHHLEVTPALRTYVTGKLDRITRHFDQVVDVKVLLTVEKQKEKEKRQRAECNIHVKGNDLFAESAHEDLYAAVDELVDKLDRQVMKHKDRITDHHHSAPKRMM
- a CDS encoding MFS transporter → MTTLLTPQRERWLLLTLASIQFTSVLDFMIMMPLGPQLTQLFGISAGQFGFLVSAYTFSAGLSGFLASTYIDRLGRKRMMLTFYPLFGLAALACSLAPSFGWLMVARVASGFFGGVLMALSQTIVAEVIPFERRGRAMGVVMTSFSVATVAGVPLALFLVSHFNWHAPFVAIAIMVAVVATVASQILPSLKGHLQTHADGNALRVILANLRAVVVDPNHLRAFAMSASMVFAGFAVIPYITLYLQANAGFQAEQIPYVYLFGGISTLATARWIGHWSDRAGKAYAFRRLALLMPLPLLGMTLSAELPTAGVLVVSSILFVVMSGRMIPGMALIGASADPQRRGSFMTLNSAVQSLAMGSAALVGGLILGRDGNGQLTHYWVAALVGGSASVLSFVLSSKLRLHGTTAP